In the Deferribacter desulfuricans SSM1 genome, CGTATCAACAGATAGCAAAAGAGCATGCTGAGTTGAAACCAATTGTTGAAAAATACCAAGAGTATAAAAAGATAAACGAGGATATAGAAGAGGCTAAACAGATATTGGAGTCTGGGGATAAAGAATTAAAAGAGTTGGCTGAGATGGAGCTTGAAGAGGGGAAAGAGAAATTAGAAAAAATAGAAAATGAATTGAAATTATTGCTTGTGCCTAAAGATCCATATGATGAGAAAAATATATATTTAGAGATAAGAGCAGGGACTGGTGGGGATGAAGCTACACTTTTTGCAGCGGACCTTTTGAGGATGTATATGAGATATGCAGAAAAGCACAGATGGAAAACTGAGATAGTGGATTATAACGATACAGGTGTTGGTGGATACAAAGAGGTTGTTTTGCTGATAAAAGGTAAAGGTGCCTATAGCAGGTTGAAATTTGAAGGTGGTGGGCACAGAGTTCAAAGAATCCCCGTAACTGAATCTGGTGGTAGAATACATACATCTGCTTGTACTGTCGCTGTTTTGCCAGAAGCAGATGATGTGGAAGTAGAAATAGATCCATCCGATCTTAGAATTGATGTTTTTAGAGCCAGTGGTGCTGGTGGTCAGCATGTAAATACTACAGATTCTGCTGTTAGAATAACACATATCCCAACAGGGATAGTTGTTTCATGTCAGGATGAAAGAAGTCAAATTAAAAACAAAGAAAAAGCTATGAAATTGCTTAAAGCAAAGATCCTTGAGATGGAAATAAGGAAACAGCAGGAAGCGATTGCATCAAATCGAAAATTACAGGTTGGCTCTGGAGATAGAAGTGAAAGAATAAGAACTTATAATTTTCCTCAAAATAGAGTCACGGATCATAGGATAAATTTAACTCTTTACAACCTTGATCAGGTTATGGAAGGGGAACTTGACGAAATTATAGATGCTTTGATAGCATATGATCAGGCAGAAAAGTTAAAAGAGATTGGATTGTAGGTAAATGTCCCTTCTAAAAGGGGATTATTACAGTTTAAGAGATATTTATAACTATTTATCTAGTAGTTTTGACCATTTGTCATCATCTCAAATAAAAGAATTACTATCTTATTTATTTGGTTTAAATTATAGCGATCTATTTTTACATATGGATGATATTTTTCTCATAGATGATAAAGTAAAAGAGGTTTTTTTAAAGGTAAAAAGAAAATATCCGGTAAATTACATTACACAAAATAGAAATTTTTATGGGCTGGATTTTTATATAAATGAGGATGTGCTTATCCCAAGATATGAAACGGAAGTTTTGGTAGAAGAAGCAATTAAAAGAGTAAAAAAAGGTGTTATACTTGATTTGTGTACGGGATCAGGTTGTATCCCTATTTCTGTTATGAAAAATAGTGGAATTGATTTTGGGATAGGGGTTGATATCTCTTTTAATGCACTAAAGGTAGCTAAAGCAAATAAAAAGAGACTTTTAAGTGATAAAAAGCTAAAGTTTGTATGTTTTGATGTACTAGAAATAGATAAAATTTTTAAAGATAAAATTGAATTTGATCTGATTACATGCAACCCTCCTTATGTTGATATAAATGGTGAGTATGAAGATTCGATTATGTATGAACCAAGTGAAGCGCTTTTTGCTGATGATAATGGACTAAAATTTTATAAAAAGTTATTGTATAAACTGCCTAAATTATGTAAAAAAAATGGATTTATCATTTTTGAGATACCATGCGATAAATTAGATATGATAAAAAATATATTTTATGGAAAAGATATAGAGCTTGTTAAGGATTTATCAGGAAAAGAGAGGGTATTGATTTGGAAAAACTTGTAATAGAAGGTGGATATAGGTTAAGTGGCGAAGTAGAGGTTAGTGGATCAAAGAATGCATCTTTACCTATAATGGCTGCAACTATTTTAGCTGAAGGTGATTATTTTATCGATAATGTGCCTAATTTGAGAGATGTTAGAACTTTATCAAAGTTGCTCAATCTTTTAAACATTGAGACAGAACAAAAGCAAAATAGTCTTAAGATAAAAAATAATGGTGGTAATAGTTTTGAAGCTCCTTATGAGCTTGTAAAAACAATGAGGGCGAGTATTTTGGTTTTAGGTCCTCTTTTGGGTAGAAGGGGGAAAGCTAAAGTTTCTCTTCCTGGTGGATGTGCTATCGGAGAGAGGCCTGTTGATCAACATATAAAGGCGTTAAAAGCTATGGGTGCAAAAATTGAGATTGAGCATGGTTATATAATCGCAGAGTGTGAAAGGCTAAAAGGTACTGATATCTATTTTGATTTAGTTACGGTAACAGGTACTGAAAATATTATGATGGCTGCAGCATGTGCTGAGGGTGAAACAACTATTTATAATGCTGCAATTGAGCCTGAAGTAGTTGATTTAGGCAACTTTTTAAGAAAAATGGGTGTAAAGATTGAGGGGTTAGGTACTAAAACAGTTAAAATTTATGGGAAAGAGACTTTATCTCCAACTAATTATAGAGTAATGAACGATAGGATAGAAGCAGCGACATTGATATGTGCAGCTGCTATTACTGGGGGTGATGTTAAGATATTGGGAGTTCCAAAAAATTGTCTTACAACTGTTATTGAAAAGTTTTTGGAAATAGGTGTTGAAATCGAAGATATAGATAATGAAACTGTTAGGATTTTAAGCAAAAAGAAATTAAAAGCAGCAGATATTACTACTCAGGTTTATCCAGGATTCCCTACAGATTTGCAAGCACAGTTTATGGCTTTGATGACGGTGGCAGAAGGGGTTTCTGTTGTTACAGAAAATATTTTTGAAAATAGGTTTATGCATGTTGCCGAGTTAAAAAGAATGGGAGCAAATATCAGGCTAAAAGACCGCTCTGCTATCGTTACAGGTGTTGAAAAATTGAGTGGTGCTCATGTTATGGCATCGGATTTAAGAGCAAGTGCATCTTTGGTATTGGCTGGTCTGATTGCAGAAGGGGAAACACATATTCACAGAATATATCATCTCGATAGGGGTTATGAAAAGTTTGATGAAAAATTGAATAAATTGGGTGCAAAAATAAAGAGAGTTGAAAATGGTGACTGAAGATTATATTAACATCGCTTTGCCAAAGGGGCGTATGGCTAACGATACAGTTGAGTTATTGGTAAATAAAGGTGTTGCAACAAACTGTATAGATTTTGATTCAAGGAAGCTGATTTTTGAAGATAATATAAACAAAATTAGATTTATGATTGTAAGAAATATGGATGTTCCAACTTATGTGGAAAAAGGGGCTTGTCATTTAGGTGTTGTGGGGAAGGATATTATAGAAGAGTTAAATTCCGATGTATATGAATTTTTAGATTTAAATATTGGGTACTGTAGGCTTTGTGTTGCAGCATTGAATAGTTGGGATGGTGAATTTTCTCACAACTTGAAAATAGCTACAAAGTATCCCAATATTACTAAAAAGTATTTTTTTGAAAAAGGTTTTTTTGTAGAAATTATAAAACTTTATGGCTCAATAGAGTTGGCTCCAGTGGTCGGGCTTTCTGATTTAATTGTAGATTTAGTTTCAACTGGTGAAACACTAAGGAAGAATGGTTTAAAAGAAGTTGTCACAGTTATGGAATCTACTGCAAGGCTTATTGCAAATAAGAATTTAACAAAAATTGAATCATTTAGGATAAAAAAACTTATAGAGGCTATAAATGGTTAAAAGAATATTTTTTATTTTTCTGTTTTTTATTTTTGCAATTTCAACGTTTGCTACGGTGAAAATAGATGAAGTAAAAGTTAAAGGGAATCATAGAATACCTGTTGAAACCATTTTTAATTATGCAGTAAAGAGTGGTGAACCTTTTGATCTGAAAAAGATAGATGAAAGTGTTAAAAAGCTTTATAAGACAGGTCTTTTTCTAGATGTAAAAGTGGATTTATCAATTGAAGATGAAAAGGTTGTGCTGACATATATTGTGAAAGAGAAACCTTTTATTAATAAAATTTATATCGAAGGGAACGATGAAATAAAAGAGGATACATTAAAAGAGGTTTTGTTGATTCATGAAGGGGACCCTTTTGATAAAGCCAAAATAGAGCAGAGTATAGCGGAGATAAGAAAAAAATATGAAGATGAAAACTTTTACAATGCAAAAATTACTTATGACATTGAGGAGAGAAAAGATAACAGTGTTGATTTAATTTTTACCATCGATGAAGGAAAAGAAGCAAAAGTGGTTAAAATCAACTTCTATGGCAATAATGTGTATAAAGATAAAGAACTAAAAAAGATAGTAGAGACTGATGAAAAAGGGTTTTGGTCGTGGCTTACAGGTAGTGGAAAACTCAAAAGAGATGAATTGGCTTTAGATAGAGAGAGAATAAGAGCCAAATATTTGAATAATGGTTATATGAGAGTAAAAGTGGCTGAACCTGAAGTAAAACTAAATGAAGATAAGACAAAAATCACAATAACATTTAGGATAGAAGAAGGGAAACAGTATAAAGTTAGAAAGATTAGGTTTAAAGGGAATGTTCATAGAAGTGATAAAGAATTAAGAAAAAGGCTTTCGCTTAAAGAGGGTGATATTTTTTCAAGTGAAAAATTTAGAAAAGATATAGATTCTCTAACTGATGCGTTTACAGAAATAGGTTATGCTTTTGCTAATATCGATCCAGATACTTCTATAAATGATGAAAAACAATATGTTGATATAGTTTATAATGTTGAGGAAAATGTTTTAGTTCATATAAATGAGATAATTATAGGTGGTAATACTAAAACTAGAGATAGGGTTATTAGAAGAGAATTTGATATACATGAAGGTGAAATATATAATAGCAAAAAAATAAAAGCGTCAAAAAGACATATCGAGAATACAGGTTATTTTGAAGAAGTGAATTTAGTAGAGGATCCTGTTGATAAGGATAAAATAGATTTAAAGCTTGATGTTAAAGAGAAGCCTACAGGGATGTTTAGTTTAGGTGCAGGTTATTCAACTTTAGACGGTTTTGTAGGAACGATACAGTTATCCCAAAATAATCTCTTTGGGCTTGGTTATAAGTTGAGTTTGAAATCAGAATTTTCATCGAAAAGGACTGATTACACTTTAAGTTTTACAAATCCTTGGCTTTTTGATAGACCTATTACGTTTGGATTTGACCTGTATAATCTGAAGAGAAGTTATTATGAGTACACCAAGAAATCAAAAGGTGGTGCTTTAAGATTAGGACATGCTATAATTAAACGTAAACTTTATGCTTACTATAGGTTCGCTTATGATAAAATTAAGATTTATAACATAGATGATACAGCATCAGACTATATAAAAGACCAAGAAGGTGAAACAACTACAATAAGTTTCACCCCATCACTTGTTTGGAGTACACTTGATAGCCCTATTGACCCATCAAGAGGGAATAGATCAAAAATATTTGTAAAATATGCTGGTGGTATATTGGGAGGGGATAACGATTTTGTTAAACTCGGACTAGAATCTTCTCAATATTTTCCACTTTTCTGGAAATTTGTAGGGATGCTACATGGAGAAATTGGTTATTTAAAATCGTTGGATGATGATCCTCTACCAGTTGATGAGAGGTATCGTCTTGGGGGGATGTATAGTGTAAGAGGTTTTAAATACGGAGATATTTCGCCAAAAGATGAAACTGGTTATGATTATGGTGGAGATAAATATGTGCTATTTAATGCAGAAGTAACATTTCCTATTTCAGAATCGGCAAAACTGAAAGGTGTTGTCTTTTTTGATGCGGGACAAGTTTATGATAATGGGGAAGATTATTTTTCCTATGATTTAAGGAAATCCGCTGGTTTTGGTTTTAGATGGTTTAGTCCAATAGGACCACTAAGACTTGAATATGGTAAAAAATTGGATAGAAAATCCGGCGAATCACCTGATAGGTGGGATTTTTCTATAGGTGGAATGTTTTAAATTAAATATAGAAGGAGGAATGTATTATGAAGAGGAAAGTAGGTGTTTTGTTTTTAGCAATATTTTTTGTATTGATTGGTTCGGCGTATGCTGAGCTTAAAGTGGCTGTTGTGAATATGCAAAAAGCTTTAGATGAGTGTGATGCAGGTAAAGCTGCAGTGGAAGAGATGAAGAAGCTTTACAGTGCAAAGCAAAAGGAAATTTCAGAAAAGCAAAACGAGTTAAAAAAGATGCAAGAGGAAATAAATAATCAAAGCGCTCTATTATCTGAGGATGCAAAACAGGCAAAACTTGATGAGTATCAGCAAAAACTTAAAGATTTGAAAAGATATGTGGCTGATTCTAATGAAGAATTAAAAAAGAAAGAGCAAGAGTTTATATCAAAGATTGCTACCGATTTAAAAGCAGTTGTGGAAAAATTAGGTAAAGAATTAAAATATGATATAATTTTAGAAGCAAGAGAATCTGGCGTGTTGTATAATTCAGGGAAGGTTGATATAACAAGTCTTGTAATTGAAAGATATAATAAAGAATGGCATGCTAGAA is a window encoding:
- the prfA gene encoding peptide chain release factor 1, translated to MFHKLEEVLEKYNILTEKLSDPNIMSDNKTYQQIAKEHAELKPIVEKYQEYKKINEDIEEAKQILESGDKELKELAEMELEEGKEKLEKIENELKLLLVPKDPYDEKNIYLEIRAGTGGDEATLFAADLLRMYMRYAEKHRWKTEIVDYNDTGVGGYKEVVLLIKGKGAYSRLKFEGGGHRVQRIPVTESGGRIHTSACTVAVLPEADDVEVEIDPSDLRIDVFRASGAGGQHVNTTDSAVRITHIPTGIVVSCQDERSQIKNKEKAMKLLKAKILEMEIRKQQEAIASNRKLQVGSGDRSERIRTYNFPQNRVTDHRINLTLYNLDQVMEGELDEIIDALIAYDQAEKLKEIGL
- the prmC gene encoding peptide chain release factor N(5)-glutamine methyltransferase, coding for MSLLKGDYYSLRDIYNYLSSSFDHLSSSQIKELLSYLFGLNYSDLFLHMDDIFLIDDKVKEVFLKVKRKYPVNYITQNRNFYGLDFYINEDVLIPRYETEVLVEEAIKRVKKGVILDLCTGSGCIPISVMKNSGIDFGIGVDISFNALKVAKANKKRLLSDKKLKFVCFDVLEIDKIFKDKIEFDLITCNPPYVDINGEYEDSIMYEPSEALFADDNGLKFYKKLLYKLPKLCKKNGFIIFEIPCDKLDMIKNIFYGKDIELVKDLSGKERVLIWKNL
- the murA gene encoding UDP-N-acetylglucosamine 1-carboxyvinyltransferase is translated as MEKLVIEGGYRLSGEVEVSGSKNASLPIMAATILAEGDYFIDNVPNLRDVRTLSKLLNLLNIETEQKQNSLKIKNNGGNSFEAPYELVKTMRASILVLGPLLGRRGKAKVSLPGGCAIGERPVDQHIKALKAMGAKIEIEHGYIIAECERLKGTDIYFDLVTVTGTENIMMAAACAEGETTIYNAAIEPEVVDLGNFLRKMGVKIEGLGTKTVKIYGKETLSPTNYRVMNDRIEAATLICAAAITGGDVKILGVPKNCLTTVIEKFLEIGVEIEDIDNETVRILSKKKLKAADITTQVYPGFPTDLQAQFMALMTVAEGVSVVTENIFENRFMHVAELKRMGANIRLKDRSAIVTGVEKLSGAHVMASDLRASASLVLAGLIAEGETHIHRIYHLDRGYEKFDEKLNKLGAKIKRVENGD
- the hisG gene encoding ATP phosphoribosyltransferase, with amino-acid sequence MVTEDYINIALPKGRMANDTVELLVNKGVATNCIDFDSRKLIFEDNINKIRFMIVRNMDVPTYVEKGACHLGVVGKDIIEELNSDVYEFLDLNIGYCRLCVAALNSWDGEFSHNLKIATKYPNITKKYFFEKGFFVEIIKLYGSIELAPVVGLSDLIVDLVSTGETLRKNGLKEVVTVMESTARLIANKNLTKIESFRIKKLIEAING
- the bamA gene encoding outer membrane protein assembly factor BamA, giving the protein MVKRIFFIFLFFIFAISTFATVKIDEVKVKGNHRIPVETIFNYAVKSGEPFDLKKIDESVKKLYKTGLFLDVKVDLSIEDEKVVLTYIVKEKPFINKIYIEGNDEIKEDTLKEVLLIHEGDPFDKAKIEQSIAEIRKKYEDENFYNAKITYDIEERKDNSVDLIFTIDEGKEAKVVKINFYGNNVYKDKELKKIVETDEKGFWSWLTGSGKLKRDELALDRERIRAKYLNNGYMRVKVAEPEVKLNEDKTKITITFRIEEGKQYKVRKIRFKGNVHRSDKELRKRLSLKEGDIFSSEKFRKDIDSLTDAFTEIGYAFANIDPDTSINDEKQYVDIVYNVEENVLVHINEIIIGGNTKTRDRVIRREFDIHEGEIYNSKKIKASKRHIENTGYFEEVNLVEDPVDKDKIDLKLDVKEKPTGMFSLGAGYSTLDGFVGTIQLSQNNLFGLGYKLSLKSEFSSKRTDYTLSFTNPWLFDRPITFGFDLYNLKRSYYEYTKKSKGGALRLGHAIIKRKLYAYYRFAYDKIKIYNIDDTASDYIKDQEGETTTISFTPSLVWSTLDSPIDPSRGNRSKIFVKYAGGILGGDNDFVKLGLESSQYFPLFWKFVGMLHGEIGYLKSLDDDPLPVDERYRLGGMYSVRGFKYGDISPKDETGYDYGGDKYVLFNAEVTFPISESAKLKGVVFFDAGQVYDNGEDYFSYDLRKSAGFGFRWFSPIGPLRLEYGKKLDRKSGESPDRWDFSIGGMF
- a CDS encoding OmpH family outer membrane protein, with protein sequence MKRKVGVLFLAIFFVLIGSAYAELKVAVVNMQKALDECDAGKAAVEEMKKLYSAKQKEISEKQNELKKMQEEINNQSALLSEDAKQAKLDEYQQKLKDLKRYVADSNEELKKKEQEFISKIATDLKAVVEKLGKELKYDIILEARESGVLYNSGKVDITSLVIERYNKEWHARKK